The following coding sequences are from one Rutidosis leptorrhynchoides isolate AG116_Rl617_1_P2 chromosome 11, CSIRO_AGI_Rlap_v1, whole genome shotgun sequence window:
- the LOC139876100 gene encoding mitotic-spindle organizing protein 1A-like — translation MNTNAAQTARESLELVFQMSNILDTGLDRHAISVLIALCDLGLNPEALAAVVKEFCRDSPSNTRCPQLHRLIDYARTLAFP, via the exons ATGAATACAAATGCTGCACAAACTGCTCGAGAATCACTTGAGTTAGTTTTTCAGATGTCGAATATTCTCGATACAGGGTTAGATCGTCACGCAATTTCTGTGCTCATTGCGCTTTGTGATCTCGGGTTAAACCCCGAAGCACTTGCTGCAGTCGTTAAGGAGTTTTGTAGAGACTCACCATCGAACACCCGTTGCCCACAACTACATCGACTCATTGATTATGCAAGGACTTTAG CCTTTCCCTAA